One window of bacterium genomic DNA carries:
- a CDS encoding branched-chain amino acid ABC transporter permease, producing AVILLGLFAFVVRRTWFGLALRGVAQNRLGAIAAGIDLGRIDMLAFGIGVGLAGAAGALLAPVFLVFPESGALSTVKGFEIIVIGGLGSLPGSVVGGLLLGLVESLGSVLLSPSFRDVYGFGALLLILALRPTGLWGERLREA from the coding sequence GGCGGTGATCCTGCTCGGCCTGTTCGCGTTCGTCGTGCGGCGGACGTGGTTCGGCCTCGCCCTGCGCGGCGTCGCGCAGAACCGGCTCGGCGCAATTGCCGCGGGCATCGATCTCGGCCGGATCGACATGCTGGCGTTCGGAATCGGAGTGGGGCTGGCCGGAGCCGCGGGCGCCTTGCTCGCGCCGGTGTTTCTCGTCTTCCCGGAGAGCGGCGCGCTCAGCACCGTCAAGGGCTTTGAGATCATCGTGATCGGCGGGCTCGGCTCGCTGCCCGGCAGCGTCGTCGGCGGTCTGCTGCTCGGTCTGGTCGAGAGCCTCGGCTCCGTCCTGTTGTCGCCGTCGTTCCGGGACGTCTACGGGTTCGGGGCGCTCCTGCTGATTCTCGCGCTGCGGCCGACCGGGCTGTGGGGCGAACGGCTGCGCGAAGCGTGA